A window of Spiroplasma syrphidicola EA-1 contains these coding sequences:
- a CDS encoding BMP family ABC transporter substrate-binding protein yields the protein MRKLFSILTASSLLVTSTFSVVACAKKYDFNSNVWVITDGGTINDLSFNQSAWEGASKFVVEQKTGELPENWKDVNWRASYFEPSGHTPSDYKTGYVTAKIAGAKTLVLPGFVHGNTIGWAADLVDNIIYIDGSGQGVHAQMKPDRPLVKNIVGITYQAETSGFLAGIATAIYLNAHQEEYGGNLNIGVYGGMDNPVATSNYLWGFLTASDIFNEIILGDKSQYPNLGKLSETVKQAVLDLRATQNLTANNKAFELKRINKVQKVLEKNESWFSQSFQAGEGKAISDELLSRKASVIFPVAGPQTQDTIDRIQYNKSNAKVVGVDTEQGKIYGENYIITSALKEIVESTYDALNNIYSPVCGYDNNSGGWNNDQVDSTQCWINTDQSSADHPTWTGIETTKSVPKNLVDLIHSSDISSKTVFDEIADILQKLYNGTAGTEKIASELFTQSLTKTYDDQNQLKTWILQKINDAL from the coding sequence ATGCGAAAACTTTTTAGTATTTTAACAGCCTCATCATTATTAGTCACATCAACCTTTTCGGTTGTGGCCTGTGCCAAAAAATATGACTTTAATAGTAATGTATGAGTGATTACCGATGGGGGAACCATTAACGATTTATCTTTTAATCAGTCCGCTTGAGAAGGGGCTAGCAAATTTGTTGTTGAGCAAAAAACCGGGGAGCTACCAGAAAACTGAAAAGATGTAAATTGACGGGCAAGTTATTTTGAACCATCAGGACATACACCTTCCGATTATAAAACTGGTTATGTTACGGCCAAAATTGCTGGGGCTAAAACATTAGTTTTACCAGGTTTTGTTCATGGTAACACAATTGGTTGAGCAGCTGATCTAGTTGATAATATTATTTACATTGATGGTAGTGGTCAAGGTGTACATGCCCAAATGAAACCGGACCGACCACTTGTTAAAAATATTGTTGGTATTACTTATCAAGCTGAAACATCAGGGTTTTTGGCTGGAATTGCAACAGCAATTTATTTAAATGCCCACCAAGAAGAATACGGGGGTAATTTAAATATTGGTGTTTATGGGGGAATGGATAATCCCGTGGCAACTTCAAATTACCTATGAGGGTTCTTAACTGCCAGTGATATCTTTAATGAAATTATTTTAGGTGATAAATCGCAATATCCTAATTTAGGAAAATTAAGCGAAACAGTGAAACAAGCAGTACTAGATTTACGAGCAACTCAAAATTTAACTGCCAATAATAAAGCATTTGAGTTAAAACGCATTAATAAAGTACAAAAAGTGTTAGAGAAAAATGAATCTTGATTCTCACAATCTTTCCAAGCCGGAGAGGGAAAAGCAATTTCGGATGAATTACTATCGCGAAAAGCAAGTGTGATTTTCCCAGTGGCGGGGCCACAAACCCAAGATACAATTGACCGTATTCAGTATAATAAATCAAATGCAAAAGTAGTTGGGGTTGATACTGAACAAGGAAAAATTTATGGGGAAAACTATATTATTACTAGTGCATTGAAAGAGATTGTTGAATCAACATATGATGCATTAAATAATATTTATTCACCTGTTTGTGGTTATGACAATAATAGTGGGGGTTGAAATAATGACCAAGTTGATTCAACACAATGTTGAATTAATACTGACCAATCTTCAGCCGATCATCCAACATGAACTGGAATTGAAACAACAAAATCAGTCCCAAAAAATTTAGTTGATTTAATTCATAGTAGTGATATTAGTAGTAAAACTGTGTTTGATGAAATAGCTGATATCTTACAAAAATTATATAATGGGACAGCTGGGACAGAGAAAATTGCCTCAGAGTTATTTACTCAAAGCTTAACAAAAACATATGATGACCAAAACCAATTAAAAACTTGAATATTGCAAAAAATTAATGATGCTTTATAA
- a CDS encoding ABC transporter ATP-binding protein: MDKTNNYAIEMRNITKVFGEVIANDDVTLKIKKGEIHALIGENGAGKSTLMSILFGLYEPTKGEIFVNGSQEYISGPIKANKLGIGMVHQHFKLVDIFTVLDNIVLGDEKVKGKVFLDRQREIREIAQIAMKYNLQVDFNTKIANISVGMQQRVEILKILYRGADILVFDEPTAVLTPQEIEGLLKIILDLKADGKTIIFISHKLDEVKKIADRATVIRRGKVIETFDIKDKSQEEIAQAMVGRQLVEIKNKGQAAGNETLLRIENLSIKKKGITKLLALDNFNLEIKAGEIVAIAGVEGNGQSELVRAITGLEKVNKGKIVFNNIDVTKVNIHQKYSIGMAHIPEDRQKYGLVLDFSAIDNVVLQNINEKPFANYGLLNKAEIQLYAQNIINKYDVRGTSAGFAMARGLSGGNQQKLIVGRELSRDHNILIVVQPTRGLDVGAIEYIHQKILEEKANGKAVLLISYELEEIMSLADRIVVIHSGHITGNVPNHKIKREEIGLMMAGKYHLKGEKSHGEHR, from the coding sequence ATGGATAAGACAAATAACTATGCGATTGAAATGCGCAATATTACAAAAGTTTTTGGTGAGGTTATTGCAAATGATGATGTAACGTTAAAGATTAAAAAAGGAGAAATTCATGCCTTAATTGGAGAAAACGGGGCAGGGAAATCGACTTTAATGAGTATTCTATTTGGTTTATATGAACCAACAAAAGGTGAAATTTTTGTTAATGGTAGCCAAGAATATATTTCGGGGCCAATTAAGGCCAATAAACTAGGGATTGGGATGGTCCACCAACATTTTAAATTGGTTGATATCTTTACCGTCTTAGATAATATTGTTTTAGGAGATGAAAAGGTTAAAGGGAAAGTCTTTTTAGATCGCCAACGTGAAATTCGAGAAATTGCCCAAATCGCAATGAAATATAATTTACAAGTTGACTTTAATACTAAAATTGCCAATATTTCAGTAGGTATGCAACAACGGGTAGAAATTTTAAAAATTTTATACCGGGGAGCTGATATTTTAGTTTTTGATGAACCAACCGCTGTTTTAACACCCCAAGAAATTGAAGGGTTGTTAAAAATTATTTTAGATTTAAAAGCTGATGGTAAAACAATTATTTTCATTTCCCATAAATTAGATGAAGTGAAAAAAATTGCTGATCGTGCAACGGTTATTCGCCGGGGGAAAGTAATTGAAACTTTTGATATTAAGGATAAAAGTCAAGAAGAAATTGCTCAAGCAATGGTTGGTCGCCAGTTGGTTGAAATTAAAAATAAAGGTCAAGCCGCCGGAAACGAAACCTTATTGCGAATTGAAAATTTATCAATTAAGAAAAAAGGAATTACTAAACTCTTGGCCCTTGATAATTTTAATTTAGAAATTAAAGCCGGGGAAATTGTTGCAATTGCCGGGGTGGAAGGAAATGGCCAAAGTGAATTAGTTCGGGCAATTACCGGACTGGAAAAAGTTAACAAAGGTAAAATTGTTTTTAATAATATTGATGTAACAAAAGTTAACATTCATCAAAAATATAGTATTGGAATGGCCCACATTCCAGAAGACCGCCAAAAATATGGGCTAGTCTTAGATTTTAGTGCGATTGATAATGTTGTTTTACAAAATATTAATGAAAAACCATTTGCTAATTATGGTTTATTAAACAAAGCAGAAATTCAGTTATATGCCCAAAACATTATTAACAAATATGATGTGCGGGGAACAAGTGCTGGTTTTGCGATGGCTCGTGGTTTATCAGGGGGAAACCAACAAAAATTAATTGTTGGGCGGGAATTATCTCGTGATCATAATATTTTAATTGTAGTTCAACCAACGCGTGGATTAGATGTTGGAGCAATTGAATATATCCACCAAAAAATTTTAGAAGAAAAAGCTAATGGCAAAGCGGTGCTATTAATCTCATATGAATTAGAAGAAATTATGAGTTTAGCTGACCGTATTGTTGTTATTCATAGTGGTCATATTACCGGAAATGTTCCAAACCATAAAATTAAACGGGAAGAAATCGGTTTAATGATGGCTGGAAAATATCATTTGAAAGGAGAAAAAAGTCATGGGGAACATCGTTAA